In Stigmatopora nigra isolate UIUO_SnigA chromosome 18, RoL_Snig_1.1, whole genome shotgun sequence, one genomic interval encodes:
- the srsf2a gene encoding serine and arginine rich splicing factor 2a — protein MSYGRPPPDVEGMTSLKVDNLTYRTSPETLRRVFEKYGRVGDVYIPRDRYTKESRGFAFVRFLDKRDAEDAMDAMDGALLDGRELRVQMARYGRPPDSMQSRRGGPPRRRSASPRRRRRSRSRSGSRSRSRRYSRSRSRSYSRSRSRSKSKSKSRTPRRSKSKSPSRSRSRTPASNRGSRSRSKSKSKSRPKSPDDNEAEP, from the exons ATGAGTTACGGTAGGCCGCCGCCCGACGTGGAGGGGATGACCTCCCTCAAAGTGGACAACCTAACCTACCGGACCTCGCCGGAGACGCTACGCCGCGTGTTCGAGAAGTACGGCCGCGTGGGGGACGTGTACATCCCACGGGACAGGTACACCAAGGAGAGCCGTGGCTTCGCATTCGTACGCTTCCTGGACAAGCGCGACGCCGAGGACGCGATGGACGCCATGGACGGAGCCCTGCTCGACGGCCGCGAGCTCCGCGTGCAGATGGCCCGCTATGGCCGGCCTCCTGACTCCATGCAATCCCGTAGAGGAGGTCCGCCGAGACG ACGTTCAGCGAGCCCTCGCCGCCGAAGACGCAGCCGTTCCAGGAGTGGCTCCCGATCCAGGAGTCGCCGCTACTCCCGCTCCAGGTCCCGCTCCTATTCCCGGTCAAGATCCCGCTCCAAGTCCAAATCTAAATCCAGGACCCCAAGGCGAAGCAAGTCCAAGTCTCCTTCTCGATCCAGGAGCCGGACCCCGGCCTCCAACCGCGGCTCAAGATCCAGGTCCAAGTCCAAGAGCAAGAGCCGACCCAAGTCTCCCGATGACAACGAAGCAGAGCCTTAA
- the mxra7 gene encoding matrix-remodeling-associated protein 7, protein MDWTFILPAVIFTLLALVVATSLLDGSTQSSWTVRHPASPSPDAGKGHPSTVQQNGHIAESKREKRATSAGDDWCQLSGSSHDHWELVKSEESRPHAASEESATVAAPAEVSSSSSSATVAAPADGSSSSSASSLSVPRPDSRHTSFDSSSEASSGRGRRSFIGLSDQELLKCAFSDHQTDGDPESPEVNDKSEFLANDSLKYIPGKSRSHHMEMMMSKEELEEEQRVQQEQLAAIFQLLKDNTETFGDVSEGDMEEQLRLYSI, encoded by the exons ATGGATTGGACTTTTATTTTGCCGGCCGTTATTTTCACGCTGCTCGCGCTTGTGGTGGCGACGTCGCTGCTGGACGGCTCGACCCAGTCGTCTTGGACGGTGCGTCACCCGGCGAGTCCCAGCCCGGACGCCGGAAAAGGACACCCGTCGACGGTCCAGCAGAACGGCCACATAGCGGAAAGCAAACGCGAGAAAAGAGCCACTTCGGCCGGGGACGACTGGTGCCAGCTCAGTGGTAGCTCCCACGACCACTGGGAGCTGGTCAAATCG GAGGAGTCGCGACCCCACGCCGCCAGCGAGGAGTCGGCGACGGTGGCGGCCCCCGCCGAGGTGTCCTCATCCTCGTCGTCGGCGACGGTGGCGGCCCCCGCCGATGGCTCCTCGTCCTCTTCGGCGTCCAGCTTGTCGGTGCCGCGGCCCGACTCCAGGCACACCAGCTTCGACTCGTCGTCCGAGGCTTCGTCGGGTCGAGGGCGGCGCTCCTTCATCGGGCTCTCTGATCAGGAGCTCCTAAAGTGTGCGTTCTCGGATCACCAGACTGACGGAGACCCAGAGAGCCCGGAGGTCAACG ATAAATCTGAGTTCCTCGCCAACGATTCCTTGAAGTACATTCCCGGAAAGTCGCGCTCACATCACATGGAGATGATGATGTCCAAAGAGGAGCTGGAAGAAGAGCAGAG GGTGCAGCAGGAACAGCTGGCCGCCATCTTCCAGCTGTTGAAAGACAACACGGAGACGTTCGGCGACGTCTCTGAGGGCGACATGGAGGAGCAGCTGCGTCTCTACTCCATCTGA